One genomic region from Salvia hispanica cultivar TCC Black 2014 chromosome 2, UniMelb_Shisp_WGS_1.0, whole genome shotgun sequence encodes:
- the LOC125204245 gene encoding peptide chain release factor PrfB3, chloroplastic isoform X3, whose product MAAELLPTAYFNETQFRSGRNLPKTRASSNFSLRASQEPLGDDKSKFYKQLGMFSLRKRIEDSVLRAEMLAPTALEFEEGKHVDQEGVVRDYDLWDDLNKSNEVLAKLADSAKVVDTLRDLTFKAEEAKLITELAEMDAINYELFKQAYASSLDVNKFLDKYEMSKLLKEPYDMEGACIIIESRCGDTLSERWALQLAQMYMKWAERQGYAGRIVERYRSCNGELKYASIELEFKFAYGYLSGERGVHSLIRCSDSTSALPKASLASVDVIPLFINSSADLSIEDEDIQVSYPSYCEGNPQMSRASSAVHIHHIPTGVEVQSTGERSLFANKIKALNRLKAKLLVLLRDHGVSGVGSIKRGAATDRWSQETRKYVLHPTKMVHDLRSGAQFPDVSPVLNGNLDPLIAAHISSRQSSTAV is encoded by the exons ATGGCGGCCGAGCTTCTCCCGACAgcatattttaatgaaacccAATTCAGGAGTGGTCGGAACTTGCCGAAAACTCGCGCTTCTTCAAATTTCAGTTTAAGAGCTTCTCAAGAACCCCTCGGCGATGACAAGAGCAAGTTCTACAAACAACTCG GAATGTTTTCTTTGAGAAAGAGAATAGAAGATTCTGTTCTTCGTGCAGAGATGCTGGCACCAACGGCATTGGAATTTGAAGAAGGGAAGCATGTTGACCAAGAAGGAGTTGTCCGCGACTATGACTTGTGGGACGACCTCAACAAATCAAACGAAGTCCTTGCCAAACTGGCTGACAGTGCCAAGGTGGTTGACACACTCAGGGATCTTACATTTAAG GCCGAGGAAGCTAAGCTTATCACCGAGCTTGCAGAGATGGATGCTATCAATTATGAGCTTTTCAAGCAGGCATATGCTTCTTCTTTAGATGTAAACAAGTTTTTGGATAAGTATGAGATGTCGAAGCTTCTAAAGGAGCCATACGACATGGAGGGAGCGTGCATCATCATCGAGTCGAGATGTGGAGATACACTCTCGGAG AGATGGGCATTGCAACTCGCACAGATGTACATGAAATGGGCTGAAAGGCAGGGCTATGCTGGGAGGATAGTAGAGAGATATCGTTCATGCAATGGTGAACTGAAATATGCTTCTATCGAactagaatttaaatttgcCTATGGATATCTATCAGGAGAAAGAGGCGTACACTCTCTGATAAGGTGTTCGGACAGTACTTCTGCTCTTCCTAAG GCTAGCTTGGCCTCCGTGGATGTGATTCCCCTATTCATCAACTCATCTGCTGACCTGTCAATTGAGGACGAGGATATACAAGTTTCATACCCATCCTACTGTGAGGGCAATCCACAAATGAGTAGGGCTTCATCAGCTGTTCACATCCACCACATACCAACAGGTGTAGAAGTTCAGTCTACAG GTGAGAGGAGTCTCTTTGCCAACAAGATCAAAGCCCTCAACCGTTTGAAGGCTAAACTTCTCGTTCTTCTGAGGGACCATGGCGTGTCTGGTGTGGGGAGCATCAAGAGAGGCGCTGCAACGGACAGGTGGAGTCAAGAAACACGAAAATATGTCCTCCATCCAACGAAGATGGTGCACGATCTCAGGTCTGGTGCTCAGTTTCCAGATGTAAGCCCCGTTTTGAATGGCAATCTCGACCCTCTCATTGCTGCTCACATCAGTTCCAGACAATCTAGTACTGCTGTgtaa
- the LOC125204245 gene encoding peptide chain release factor PrfB3, chloroplastic isoform X2, whose amino-acid sequence MAAELLPTAYFNETQFRSGRNLPKTRASSNFSLRASQEPLGDDKSKFYKQLGMFSLRKRIEDSVLRAEMLAPTALEFEEGKHVDQEGVVRDYDLWDDLNKSNEVLAKLADSAKAEEAKLITELAEMDAINYELFKQAYASSLDVNKFLDKYEMSKLLKEPYDMEGACIIIESRCGDTLSEVCSFSFLNPCCWRGEVRNCYGHERWALQLAQMYMKWAERQGYAGRIVERYRSCNGELKYASIELEFKFAYGYLSGERGVHSLIRCSDSTSALPKASLASVDVIPLFINSSADLSIEDEDIQVSYPSYCEGNPQMSRASSAVHIHHIPTGVEVQSTGERSLFANKIKALNRLKAKLLVLLRDHGVSGVGSIKRGAATDRWSQETRKYVLHPTKMVHDLRSGAQFPDVSPVLNGNLDPLIAAHISSRQSSTAV is encoded by the exons ATGGCGGCCGAGCTTCTCCCGACAgcatattttaatgaaacccAATTCAGGAGTGGTCGGAACTTGCCGAAAACTCGCGCTTCTTCAAATTTCAGTTTAAGAGCTTCTCAAGAACCCCTCGGCGATGACAAGAGCAAGTTCTACAAACAACTCG GAATGTTTTCTTTGAGAAAGAGAATAGAAGATTCTGTTCTTCGTGCAGAGATGCTGGCACCAACGGCATTGGAATTTGAAGAAGGGAAGCATGTTGACCAAGAAGGAGTTGTCCGCGACTATGACTTGTGGGACGACCTCAACAAATCAAACGAAGTCCTTGCCAAACTGGCTGACAGTGCCAAG GCCGAGGAAGCTAAGCTTATCACCGAGCTTGCAGAGATGGATGCTATCAATTATGAGCTTTTCAAGCAGGCATATGCTTCTTCTTTAGATGTAAACAAGTTTTTGGATAAGTATGAGATGTCGAAGCTTCTAAAGGAGCCATACGACATGGAGGGAGCGTGCATCATCATCGAGTCGAGATGTGGAGATACACTCTCGGAGGTTTGCagcttttcttttctcaaCCCTTGCTGCTGGCGAGGTGAAGTTAGAAATTGCTATGGCCATGAA AGATGGGCATTGCAACTCGCACAGATGTACATGAAATGGGCTGAAAGGCAGGGCTATGCTGGGAGGATAGTAGAGAGATATCGTTCATGCAATGGTGAACTGAAATATGCTTCTATCGAactagaatttaaatttgcCTATGGATATCTATCAGGAGAAAGAGGCGTACACTCTCTGATAAGGTGTTCGGACAGTACTTCTGCTCTTCCTAAG GCTAGCTTGGCCTCCGTGGATGTGATTCCCCTATTCATCAACTCATCTGCTGACCTGTCAATTGAGGACGAGGATATACAAGTTTCATACCCATCCTACTGTGAGGGCAATCCACAAATGAGTAGGGCTTCATCAGCTGTTCACATCCACCACATACCAACAGGTGTAGAAGTTCAGTCTACAG GTGAGAGGAGTCTCTTTGCCAACAAGATCAAAGCCCTCAACCGTTTGAAGGCTAAACTTCTCGTTCTTCTGAGGGACCATGGCGTGTCTGGTGTGGGGAGCATCAAGAGAGGCGCTGCAACGGACAGGTGGAGTCAAGAAACACGAAAATATGTCCTCCATCCAACGAAGATGGTGCACGATCTCAGGTCTGGTGCTCAGTTTCCAGATGTAAGCCCCGTTTTGAATGGCAATCTCGACCCTCTCATTGCTGCTCACATCAGTTCCAGACAATCTAGTACTGCTGTgtaa
- the LOC125204245 gene encoding peptide chain release factor PrfB3, chloroplastic isoform X1 gives MAAELLPTAYFNETQFRSGRNLPKTRASSNFSLRASQEPLGDDKSKFYKQLGMFSLRKRIEDSVLRAEMLAPTALEFEEGKHVDQEGVVRDYDLWDDLNKSNEVLAKLADSAKVVDTLRDLTFKAEEAKLITELAEMDAINYELFKQAYASSLDVNKFLDKYEMSKLLKEPYDMEGACIIIESRCGDTLSEVCSFSFLNPCCWRGEVRNCYGHERWALQLAQMYMKWAERQGYAGRIVERYRSCNGELKYASIELEFKFAYGYLSGERGVHSLIRCSDSTSALPKASLASVDVIPLFINSSADLSIEDEDIQVSYPSYCEGNPQMSRASSAVHIHHIPTGVEVQSTGERSLFANKIKALNRLKAKLLVLLRDHGVSGVGSIKRGAATDRWSQETRKYVLHPTKMVHDLRSGAQFPDVSPVLNGNLDPLIAAHISSRQSSTAV, from the exons ATGGCGGCCGAGCTTCTCCCGACAgcatattttaatgaaacccAATTCAGGAGTGGTCGGAACTTGCCGAAAACTCGCGCTTCTTCAAATTTCAGTTTAAGAGCTTCTCAAGAACCCCTCGGCGATGACAAGAGCAAGTTCTACAAACAACTCG GAATGTTTTCTTTGAGAAAGAGAATAGAAGATTCTGTTCTTCGTGCAGAGATGCTGGCACCAACGGCATTGGAATTTGAAGAAGGGAAGCATGTTGACCAAGAAGGAGTTGTCCGCGACTATGACTTGTGGGACGACCTCAACAAATCAAACGAAGTCCTTGCCAAACTGGCTGACAGTGCCAAGGTGGTTGACACACTCAGGGATCTTACATTTAAG GCCGAGGAAGCTAAGCTTATCACCGAGCTTGCAGAGATGGATGCTATCAATTATGAGCTTTTCAAGCAGGCATATGCTTCTTCTTTAGATGTAAACAAGTTTTTGGATAAGTATGAGATGTCGAAGCTTCTAAAGGAGCCATACGACATGGAGGGAGCGTGCATCATCATCGAGTCGAGATGTGGAGATACACTCTCGGAGGTTTGCagcttttcttttctcaaCCCTTGCTGCTGGCGAGGTGAAGTTAGAAATTGCTATGGCCATGAA AGATGGGCATTGCAACTCGCACAGATGTACATGAAATGGGCTGAAAGGCAGGGCTATGCTGGGAGGATAGTAGAGAGATATCGTTCATGCAATGGTGAACTGAAATATGCTTCTATCGAactagaatttaaatttgcCTATGGATATCTATCAGGAGAAAGAGGCGTACACTCTCTGATAAGGTGTTCGGACAGTACTTCTGCTCTTCCTAAG GCTAGCTTGGCCTCCGTGGATGTGATTCCCCTATTCATCAACTCATCTGCTGACCTGTCAATTGAGGACGAGGATATACAAGTTTCATACCCATCCTACTGTGAGGGCAATCCACAAATGAGTAGGGCTTCATCAGCTGTTCACATCCACCACATACCAACAGGTGTAGAAGTTCAGTCTACAG GTGAGAGGAGTCTCTTTGCCAACAAGATCAAAGCCCTCAACCGTTTGAAGGCTAAACTTCTCGTTCTTCTGAGGGACCATGGCGTGTCTGGTGTGGGGAGCATCAAGAGAGGCGCTGCAACGGACAGGTGGAGTCAAGAAACACGAAAATATGTCCTCCATCCAACGAAGATGGTGCACGATCTCAGGTCTGGTGCTCAGTTTCCAGATGTAAGCCCCGTTTTGAATGGCAATCTCGACCCTCTCATTGCTGCTCACATCAGTTCCAGACAATCTAGTACTGCTGTgtaa
- the LOC125204245 gene encoding peptide chain release factor PrfB3, chloroplastic isoform X4: MFSLRKRIEDSVLRAEMLAPTALEFEEGKHVDQEGVVRDYDLWDDLNKSNEVLAKLADSAKVVDTLRDLTFKAEEAKLITELAEMDAINYELFKQAYASSLDVNKFLDKYEMSKLLKEPYDMEGACIIIESRCGDTLSEVCSFSFLNPCCWRGEVRNCYGHERWALQLAQMYMKWAERQGYAGRIVERYRSCNGELKYASIELEFKFAYGYLSGERGVHSLIRCSDSTSALPKASLASVDVIPLFINSSADLSIEDEDIQVSYPSYCEGNPQMSRASSAVHIHHIPTGVEVQSTGERSLFANKIKALNRLKAKLLVLLRDHGVSGVGSIKRGAATDRWSQETRKYVLHPTKMVHDLRSGAQFPDVSPVLNGNLDPLIAAHISSRQSSTAV; encoded by the exons ATGTTTTCTTTGAGAAAGAGAATAGAAGATTCTGTTCTTCGTGCAGAGATGCTGGCACCAACGGCATTGGAATTTGAAGAAGGGAAGCATGTTGACCAAGAAGGAGTTGTCCGCGACTATGACTTGTGGGACGACCTCAACAAATCAAACGAAGTCCTTGCCAAACTGGCTGACAGTGCCAAGGTGGTTGACACACTCAGGGATCTTACATTTAAG GCCGAGGAAGCTAAGCTTATCACCGAGCTTGCAGAGATGGATGCTATCAATTATGAGCTTTTCAAGCAGGCATATGCTTCTTCTTTAGATGTAAACAAGTTTTTGGATAAGTATGAGATGTCGAAGCTTCTAAAGGAGCCATACGACATGGAGGGAGCGTGCATCATCATCGAGTCGAGATGTGGAGATACACTCTCGGAGGTTTGCagcttttcttttctcaaCCCTTGCTGCTGGCGAGGTGAAGTTAGAAATTGCTATGGCCATGAA AGATGGGCATTGCAACTCGCACAGATGTACATGAAATGGGCTGAAAGGCAGGGCTATGCTGGGAGGATAGTAGAGAGATATCGTTCATGCAATGGTGAACTGAAATATGCTTCTATCGAactagaatttaaatttgcCTATGGATATCTATCAGGAGAAAGAGGCGTACACTCTCTGATAAGGTGTTCGGACAGTACTTCTGCTCTTCCTAAG GCTAGCTTGGCCTCCGTGGATGTGATTCCCCTATTCATCAACTCATCTGCTGACCTGTCAATTGAGGACGAGGATATACAAGTTTCATACCCATCCTACTGTGAGGGCAATCCACAAATGAGTAGGGCTTCATCAGCTGTTCACATCCACCACATACCAACAGGTGTAGAAGTTCAGTCTACAG GTGAGAGGAGTCTCTTTGCCAACAAGATCAAAGCCCTCAACCGTTTGAAGGCTAAACTTCTCGTTCTTCTGAGGGACCATGGCGTGTCTGGTGTGGGGAGCATCAAGAGAGGCGCTGCAACGGACAGGTGGAGTCAAGAAACACGAAAATATGTCCTCCATCCAACGAAGATGGTGCACGATCTCAGGTCTGGTGCTCAGTTTCCAGATGTAAGCCCCGTTTTGAATGGCAATCTCGACCCTCTCATTGCTGCTCACATCAGTTCCAGACAATCTAGTACTGCTGTgtaa
- the LOC125208151 gene encoding glucan endo-1,3-beta-glucosidase 8-like, with product MGPTATMGLVVVVALFCCTEGFIGMNWGRMSAQRLLPSQVVDLMLQNGIRNVRIPTAQSDILKAFQGSEINLTISLSNGQQPHNMSAARAWIQSKYDLFKVNNIRSLIVGVGSYPFNWGGMYVLDYDINWRGLNYMQDALNEIGLNQTNANIMHNSEELIPNITKPSEAAFRDSIKDRMSEYLRFLRDNNAPFFVDLRPIGDLERCSLDPSFAFPDNKSKLVIKDINGAVYTNGFLWQYDCFVWALEKLNFSDIKVVVTAVGWPTDGFPGASADNAGRYYKFLLPMVTSNKGSPKRPGAPIDVFINSLADEPKMKIDMLLSPSYRHWGIYRSNGQPKFKVDLSGQGQDIYPTTMKGIMRMPQRWCVFSGNSTDTYKVRHQVELACSKGDCTTLAPGASCSNLGFGKTASYAFNVYFQTHFQNEKACDFEELSYITDQDPSTEDCLFPVEVVRGNQLIEFSAALALHRPLNIRGVVLVIVLYIFL from the exons ATGGGTCCCACCGCCACGATGGGCTTAGTGGTGGTGGTTGCCCTGTTTTGTTGCACCGAGGGTTTCATCGGCATGAATTGGGGAAGGATGAGCGCCCAGCGGCTGCTCCCTTCGCAGGTGGTGGATTTGATGCTTCAGAACGGGATAAGAAACGTGAGAATCCCGACCGCTCAGTCAGACATCTTGAAAGCCTTCCAGGGCAGCGAGATCAATCTAACCATTTCCTTGTCCAACGGTCAACAACCTCACAACATGTCAGCCGCAAGAGCTTGGATCCAAAGCAAATACGATCTGTTCAAAGTCAACAACATACg GTCACTCATCGTAGGGGTAGGATCGTACCCCTTCAATTGGGGAGGCATGTATGTCCTTGACTATGACATCAACTGGAGAGGCCTCAACTACATGCAAGACGCGCTAAACGAGATCGGCCTCAACCAGACCAACGCCAACATCATGCATAACTCTGAAGAACTCATTCCCAACATCACCAAGCCCTCTGAGGCTGCCTTCCGCGATAGCATCAAGGATAGGATGTCCGAGTACTTGCGCTTCCTGCGCGACAACAATGCCCCCTTCTTTGTAGACTTAAGACCCATCGGAGACCTCGAGCGTTGCAGCCTTGACCCTAGCTTTGCCTTCCCGGACAACAAATCGAAACTTGTCATCAAAGACATAAACGGGGCCGTCTACACCAATGGTTTCCTTTGGCAGTATGACTGCTTCGTATGGGCGCTCGAGAAGCTCAACTTCTCTGACATCAAGGTCGTTGTCACGGCGGTGGGCTGGCCCACCGATGGCTTCCCTGGAGCGAGCGCTGACAACGCTGGGCGCTATTATAAGTTTCTATTGCCGATGGTCACATCCAACAAGGGCTCTCCCAAGCGCCCGGGGGCACCCATTGATGTGTTTATCAACTCGTTAGCTGATGAGCCCAAAATGAAGATTGACATGCTGCTCTCTCCTTCCTATCGTCATTGGGGGATTTACag ATCAAATGGGCAACCTAAGTTCAAGGTCGACCTATCTGGCCAAGGCCAAGATATTTACCCCACCACCATGAAGGGGATCATGCGCATGCCACAACGCTGGTGCGTCTTCAGTGGGAACTCCACAGATACGTATAAAGTGCGACACCAAGTGGAACTCGCCTGTAGCAAAGGTGACTGCACCACCTTAGCTCCAGGGGCATCATGCAGCAATCTTGGTTTCGGAAAGACTGCGTCCTATGCCTTCAATGTATATTTTCAGACTCATTTTCAGAATGAGAAAGCATGTGATTTCGAGGAGCTTTCCTACATCACCGACCAAGATCCCTCAACGGAGGATTGCTTGTTCCCAGTCGAGGTGGTTAGAGGTAATCAACTCATTGAATTTTCGGCGGCGCTTGCCCTACATAGGCCCCTTAATATTAGAGGTGTCGTTTTGGTGATTGTGCTCTACATCTTCCTTTGA
- the LOC125208549 gene encoding protein IQ-DOMAIN 12 isoform X2, giving the protein MGRKKCWFTCVKKFFIPDPKPKSQEKWRWIFRRFKFRHLPSIEEAPEKSLSNATEEQRKHALAVAIATAAAAEAAVAAANAAAEVVRLTSVPQSHRLKNQHAAAIIIQSTYRAHLARKALSALKGLVKFQAVIRGELVRRSVVRKLSSMALHTDLKNPRAEKKRVRTLLECLSQSESRHSLSRKEGIKSEEIRLRCSTQRTWDLSLISKDSVEALYLQKQEAIARRERMKQYSFSHRERRNNESLQELMSRKSSRFDQYLELEACQHAEKEKLKTVDVSRLGPLRLRSACKDERMEEVSSPFSQPRRSFCHVKHRSTGDDGSLPSSLVFPAYMAATESAKARSRSLSTPKQRLRLCETYSGDHSPHSLRMFSWSSLNEKINRSNKRNSISQHISTNFGTLN; this is encoded by the exons ATGGGAAGGAAAAAGTGTTGGTTCACTTGTGTAAAGAAGTTCTTCATTCCTGACCCAAAACCTAAATCTCAAGAG AAATGGAGATGGATATTCAGAAGATTCAAATTCAGACACTTGCCTTCAATAGAGGAAGCTCCAGAGAAATCACTGAGTAATGCAACAGAAGAGCAGAGGAAGCATGCATTAGCCGTGGCCATTGCCACCGCGGCCGCAGCAGAAGCTGCAGTGGCTGCAGCCAATGCAGCTGCGGAGGTCGTCCGCCTCACTAGCGTCCCACAAAGCCACCGGCTAAAAAACCAGCACGCAGCCGCCATCATAATCCAAAGTACTTATAGGGCCCATCTA GCTAGGAAGGCTTTGAGTGCTTTGAAAGGCCTTGTGAAGTTTCAAGCAGTGATTAGGGGGGAGCTGGTGAGACGTAGCGTGGTTAGAAAGCTGTCGTCCATGGCTTTGCACACGGATTTGAAGAATCCGCGGGCTGAGAAAAAGAGAGTGCGAACTCTGCTTGAATGCCTCAGCCAGAGTGAGAGTAGGCATAGTCTTAGCAGAAAGGAAGGCATCAAGTCTGAAGAAATCCGA CTGCGATGCAGCACGCAGAGGACGTGGGATCTGAGCTTGATCTCAAAGGATAGTGTGGAGGCATTGTATTTACAGAAGCAAGAGGCCATTGCTAGAAGGGAAAGGATGAAGCAGTACTCGTTTTCGCATAGG GAGAGGAGAAACAACGAAAGCCTGCAGGAATTGATGAGCAGAAAGAGCAGCAGGTTCGATCAATACCTAGAGCTTGAGGCGTGCCAGCATGCTGAAAAGGAGAAGCTCAAAACAGTTGATGTAAGTAGGCTTGGACCGCTGAGGTTGAGAAGTGCATGCAAGGATGAAAGAATGGAGGAGGTGAGCTCACCGTTTTCACAGCCGAGGAGATCTTTCTGCCACGTGAAACATAGGTCAACAGGGGATGATGGGTCGTTGCCTAGCTCCCTTGTCTTCCCTGCATACATGGCTGCCACCGAGTCTGCCAAGGCCAGGTCGAGGTCCCTAAGCACACCCAAGCAGAGGTTGAGGCTGTGTGAGACGTATTCGGGAGACCACTCTCCACACAGCCTCAGGATGTTCTCTTGGAGCTCGTTGAACGAAAAGATCAACAGAAGTAATAAGAGGAACAGCATCTCTCAGCACATTTCTACAAATTTTGGAACTCTCAACTAA
- the LOC125208549 gene encoding protein IQ-DOMAIN 12 isoform X1: MGRKKCWFTCVKKFFIPDPKPKSQEKSKKWRWIFRRFKFRHLPSIEEAPEKSLSNATEEQRKHALAVAIATAAAAEAAVAAANAAAEVVRLTSVPQSHRLKNQHAAAIIIQSTYRAHLARKALSALKGLVKFQAVIRGELVRRSVVRKLSSMALHTDLKNPRAEKKRVRTLLECLSQSESRHSLSRKEGIKSEEIRLRCSTQRTWDLSLISKDSVEALYLQKQEAIARRERMKQYSFSHRERRNNESLQELMSRKSSRFDQYLELEACQHAEKEKLKTVDVSRLGPLRLRSACKDERMEEVSSPFSQPRRSFCHVKHRSTGDDGSLPSSLVFPAYMAATESAKARSRSLSTPKQRLRLCETYSGDHSPHSLRMFSWSSLNEKINRSNKRNSISQHISTNFGTLN; this comes from the exons ATGGGAAGGAAAAAGTGTTGGTTCACTTGTGTAAAGAAGTTCTTCATTCCTGACCCAAAACCTAAATCTCAAGAG AAATCCAAGAAATGGAGATGGATATTCAGAAGATTCAAATTCAGACACTTGCCTTCAATAGAGGAAGCTCCAGAGAAATCACTGAGTAATGCAACAGAAGAGCAGAGGAAGCATGCATTAGCCGTGGCCATTGCCACCGCGGCCGCAGCAGAAGCTGCAGTGGCTGCAGCCAATGCAGCTGCGGAGGTCGTCCGCCTCACTAGCGTCCCACAAAGCCACCGGCTAAAAAACCAGCACGCAGCCGCCATCATAATCCAAAGTACTTATAGGGCCCATCTA GCTAGGAAGGCTTTGAGTGCTTTGAAAGGCCTTGTGAAGTTTCAAGCAGTGATTAGGGGGGAGCTGGTGAGACGTAGCGTGGTTAGAAAGCTGTCGTCCATGGCTTTGCACACGGATTTGAAGAATCCGCGGGCTGAGAAAAAGAGAGTGCGAACTCTGCTTGAATGCCTCAGCCAGAGTGAGAGTAGGCATAGTCTTAGCAGAAAGGAAGGCATCAAGTCTGAAGAAATCCGA CTGCGATGCAGCACGCAGAGGACGTGGGATCTGAGCTTGATCTCAAAGGATAGTGTGGAGGCATTGTATTTACAGAAGCAAGAGGCCATTGCTAGAAGGGAAAGGATGAAGCAGTACTCGTTTTCGCATAGG GAGAGGAGAAACAACGAAAGCCTGCAGGAATTGATGAGCAGAAAGAGCAGCAGGTTCGATCAATACCTAGAGCTTGAGGCGTGCCAGCATGCTGAAAAGGAGAAGCTCAAAACAGTTGATGTAAGTAGGCTTGGACCGCTGAGGTTGAGAAGTGCATGCAAGGATGAAAGAATGGAGGAGGTGAGCTCACCGTTTTCACAGCCGAGGAGATCTTTCTGCCACGTGAAACATAGGTCAACAGGGGATGATGGGTCGTTGCCTAGCTCCCTTGTCTTCCCTGCATACATGGCTGCCACCGAGTCTGCCAAGGCCAGGTCGAGGTCCCTAAGCACACCCAAGCAGAGGTTGAGGCTGTGTGAGACGTATTCGGGAGACCACTCTCCACACAGCCTCAGGATGTTCTCTTGGAGCTCGTTGAACGAAAAGATCAACAGAAGTAATAAGAGGAACAGCATCTCTCAGCACATTTCTACAAATTTTGGAACTCTCAACTAA